The following are encoded in a window of Arvicanthis niloticus isolate mArvNil1 chromosome 1, mArvNil1.pat.X, whole genome shotgun sequence genomic DNA:
- the LOC143442705 gene encoding uncharacterized protein LOC143442705 isoform X1, giving the protein MGNKSSKPDTPLNCVLEHFDELYPCAVQEACHYPITKNCLKTFCEQRWPRFGVQWPSEGTFNPQVAWALVTAVIDIPVYGEYILPWAEATSNPPPWIQSYMFRNGKGGPTSVISRSPQGSLPGDQKTSKTSNIQDSPLPRPCQRPPQSKPSPQSKPSPQSKPPPQSKPPPQSKPPPQSKPSPQSKPPPQSKPPPQSKPSPQSKPPPQPSPQPLPHQLHHSLSFPLPTSDRELLPYASDRLQMQQQPRSSSLTRSPATDLSNWNTQNPPFSTNGNCVTYVPLTTTDLFKWKMQYPSFSANPTSLISLMESIFSIYFPSWDACQDILAIFFTSEERSRILTEARKAFLRMGNRPGRWRADGGDCFLSTWRPDRNYRTEEDRMTLSNCHQALLQGMKQAAQKPTDFLMLMCTRQRPKESPSEFLERLLEAYRKYTHIDPDDPVNFEVINQTFVDHSASDIRNAIQRVYGFEDMTRSELLEIAQRVFDSRESEEELIIRTVIKALANSQYSFSRGQRPQRLRRDQCAYCKRLGHWKNECPYRRQVCSSCGDQF; this is encoded by the coding sequence ATGGGTAATAAGAGTAGCAAGCCCGATACACCTTTAAACTGTGTATTGGAACATTTTGACGAACTTTATCCCTGTGCAGTTCAGGAAGCTTGTCACTACCCCATTACCAAGAATTGTCTTAAGACCTTTTGTGAACAGCGATGGCCTAGATTTGGGGTCCAGTGGCCCTCTGAGGGCACCTTCAACCCCCAGGTGGCGTGGGCCCTAGTAACAGCTGTCATCGACATACCTGTTTATGGAGAATACATTTTGCCCTGGGCAGAAGCAACATCTAATCCACCCCCCTGGATACAGTCTTATATGTTCAGAAATGGCAAAGGTGGCCCTACCTCAGTCATCTCAAGGAGCCCTCAGGGATCCCTACCAGGGGACCAGAAGACCTCCAAAACTTCTAATATACAGGATTCACCACTGCCTCGCCCCTGTCAGCGCCCACCTCAATCCAAACCCTCACCTCAATCCAAACCCTCACCTCAATCCAAACCCCCACCTCAATCCAAACCCCCACCTCAATCCAAACCCCCACCTCAATCCAAACCCTCACCTCAATCCAAACCCCCACCTCAATCCAAACCCCCACCTCAATCCAAACCCTCACCTCAATCCAAACCCCCACCTCAGCCCTCACCTCAACCCCTACCTCACCAGCTGCATCACTCCctgtcctttcccctccccacatCTGATCGGGAGTTACTTCCTTATGCTTCGGACCGTCTTCAGATGCAGCAGCAGCCTCGGTCCTCCTCTCTCACCAGGTCTCCCGCCACTGATCTTTCTAACTGGAACACCCAGAACCCTCCTTTCAGCACAAACGGAAACTGTGTAACTTATGTGCCTTTAACCACCACTGATCTCTTTAAATGGAAGATGCAGTACCCTTCTTTCAGCGCAAACCCAACTTCCCTGATCTCTTTAATGGAGTCTATCTTTTCCATCTACTTTCCTTCTTGGGATGCTTGTCAGGATATCTTAGCCATCTTCTTCACATCGGAGGAGAGGAGCCGGATTCTGACAGAGGCAAGGAAAGCATTTCTCAGAATGGGCAACCGACCTGGCAGATGGAGGGCAGATGGAGGAGACTGTTTCCTATCTACATGGAGACCTGACCGGAACTATAGGACAGAGGAAGATAGGATGACACTCAGTAACTGCCACCAGGCTTTGTTACAGGGAATGAAACAGGCAGCCCAGAAGCCCACTGACTTCTTAATGTTGATGTGTACTAGGCAACGTCCGAAGGAATCACCTTCCGAGTTTCTCGAGCGCCTCCTGGAGGCGTAccgcaaatacacacacatagatccAGATGACCCAGTAAACTTCGAGGTGATTAACCAAACCTTTGTAGACCATTCAGCCTCAGACATACGTAATGCGATCCAAAGAGTATATGGATTTGAAGACATGACGAGGTCAGAATTATTGGAAATAGCCCAGAGAGTGTTTGACAgcagagagagtgaagaggagCTGATAATAAGAACAGTGATTAAGGCTCTGGCCAACTCACAGTATTCCTTCAGTCGTGGTCAGAGGCCACAAAGATTGCGAAGAGACCAGTGTGCTTACTGCAAGAGATTGGGGCACTGGAAAAATGAATGTCCCTATCGAAGACAGGTCTGCTCCTCCTGTGGAGACCAGTTTTAG
- the LOC143442705 gene encoding uncharacterized protein LOC143442705 isoform X2, whose amino-acid sequence MGREFGRKCFLAAPLCLGWKSAGSVGAAISGGGEDLQRGLVARGLHGTGAPLPRGSTFETFQGPFGLDFSSKIHSCTKKKTSEQLSEESSLDILAIFFTSEERSRILTEARKAFLRMGNRPGRWRADGGDCFLSTWRPDRNYRTEEDRMTLSNCHQALLQGMKQAAQKPTDFLMLMCTRQRPKESPSEFLERLLEAYRKYTHIDPDDPVNFEVINQTFVDHSASDIRNAIQRVYGFEDMTRSELLEIAQRVFDSRESEEELIIRTVIKALANSQYSFSRGQRPQRLRRDQCAYCKRLGHWKNECPYRRQVCSSCGDQF is encoded by the exons ATGGGGCGGGAATTCGGGAGGAAGTGTTTTTTGGCCGCACCTCTGTGTTTGGGATGGAAGAGCGCGGGCAGCGTAGGTGCTGCGATTAGTGGCGGCGGCGAGGACTTGCAGCGCGGACTTGTAGCGCGTGGGCTGCACG GTACGGGAGCACCACTTCCCAGGGGGAGCACTTTTGAGACATTCCAAGGCCCCTTCGGCCTTGATTTCAGTTCCAAGATCCACAGCTGCACCAAAAAGAAAACCAGCGAGCAACTGAGTGAGGAGTCTTCGTTG GATATCTTAGCCATCTTCTTCACATCGGAGGAGAGGAGCCGGATTCTGACAGAGGCAAGGAAAGCATTTCTCAGAATGGGCAACCGACCTGGCAGATGGAGGGCAGATGGAGGAGACTGTTTCCTATCTACATGGAGACCTGACCGGAACTATAGGACAGAGGAAGATAGGATGACACTCAGTAACTGCCACCAGGCTTTGTTACAGGGAATGAAACAGGCAGCCCAGAAGCCCACTGACTTCTTAATGTTGATGTGTACTAGGCAACGTCCGAAGGAATCACCTTCCGAGTTTCTCGAGCGCCTCCTGGAGGCGTAccgcaaatacacacacatagatccAGATGACCCAGTAAACTTCGAGGTGATTAACCAAACCTTTGTAGACCATTCAGCCTCAGACATACGTAATGCGATCCAAAGAGTATATGGATTTGAAGACATGACGAGGTCAGAATTATTGGAAATAGCCCAGAGAGTGTTTGACAgcagagagagtgaagaggagCTGATAATAAGAACAGTGATTAAGGCTCTGGCCAACTCACAGTATTCCTTCAGTCGTGGTCAGAGGCCACAAAGATTGCGAAGAGACCAGTGTGCTTACTGCAAGAGATTGGGGCACTGGAAAAATGAATGTCCCTATCGAAGACAGGTCTGCTCCTCCTGTGGAGACCAGTTTTAG